In the Fusarium falciforme chromosome 6, complete sequence genome, AGGAGCTACAAAAAACGACAAGGGGTCTCAGTGCAAAACACCTCGGGAATCTACTCGAGGTCTGGCCACAGAAAAACCGGGCCAAAGAAAGGGTACGTTCCAACTCTCGCTTGAAAATAGCGATGAACCTGTTCCAATCTTGATCATCTAACGGACGCTTTAGACAGCCTTTTTTTCAATGGCAAAGAGCTACTGGCCTCGATTTACCTACCATCCTGGCGGCTCTGACCACCGCTTCCCTGGGAAGTTGTGAGGTGGGATTTCCATCGGGCATCATCCTTTACTCTCTTGCGGCATTACAAATCAGTCCAGTGGGTACTCCTCATGGTACTCCGGAATGGCAGAAGCTTGCGCGCAGAAAGTACGGCGATTTTTGATTAGTAGGATACCTCTCTGGAGTTCTAATATGGCCCTGGGCTGCACGATATTGGGAGAGTGGTCCTACACGTGTCCTGGATATCTCCTTGAACCAGAACCTTGCCTTCATCGTGATGGTAAGACATATATAACCAGAAAAAAGACATCGGTAAATAACACTTTGCTCGGAGATCAAGGATTGAAACGGAAGCTCCCTAATTTCCAGTCCAAGACGACTTGGAATTCGAAGCCGGAGCCAGGCCAATTTTGCAGTTGCCTTTGGAGCTTAGATCCCCAGGATGACATCATCGACGGTTTAGACATTGATTCGGCGATTGAAGACATCTTTGCTCGTTTTCATAACATTCTTCACCAACCGGAAGCCTCCGGCTTGGATTTTTATCTCGAGGCGTTGACGGGGATAAACTGCACGCCGGGACGACCTTGTACCCAACTAGTCGAGTTTGCGTGCGTCATCTGAGAGCTCGTCGGCGCCGACCTACCTAAACTAGATGCCCGTGCTTGGCCAAGGGGGCTTTTCCGAGCCACCCGAGgacggttgatgatgaatcCAAGTCATCTGAGAATTTATCGGTCCCGAACTACCCAAAGTATGGTTAGTCAAATGAAGGTAAGTTAGTACAGCCTCCTTATAAACTGCTGATGTCGCAAGAAACCTTTCATTTCTGCCATCTCCCCTAATTAACGTTTACCTTCCGCGATCCTCCACATGGCCCTACAACGTCTTTCTGTTTTACTCCTTTGTCTCGGCTTAGCAACATACTCAGCGGCCCAAGATGCCTACATTAAAGTCACGCTGGATCCTACCTACCGGACAGTGCCTCCGCCCAACGACGACTTCCCCCAGGACTCAAGCCACATATGGATTATTCAATGCATTCTATTGCCCATATCACTCACTTGTGTGGGCCTTAGTCTCTGGGAAAGCAAGCGATGGAGTTCGACGGTGCCTGCGGCCCTGACAATTGGGTCAGCGTCATTTGTCTTGGTCGAGGCAGTAAATTGCTTCCTTGGCAACGTCTACTGGAGTACATCCCACGACCCAAAGAAGCTCATGTTCACCCTACTCGGGAGTGATTTTGATACACACGTCGGTATTATCTGGTGGTCCTATGGCGCAGTTCTGAGCTGCGGGATTTTGCTGCTTTGAACCGAAACATTCGAACCGGCTGGCTATGGGCACTTCTGGCTTTTGCAGGATTCCTGGACATCGTTCTCGAAGAATGCATGCTCATCTACGGCGGCGTCTACATCTACTACGGTCACCAGCCGCTGGTCTTCAACACATTCCCTTGCTGGTGGGCCTTTTGCAACGTTTCAAGCATCTTTCTCAGCATCTCCATCACCTATCGGTATAGCCACTTGCTTCAAGGATGGAAGAGCCTTCTGGTTCCCCCCATTCTACCAATCTGCTACGCTGGTCCTCAAGTCCTCGCAGGCCTACCTACCATGTATGCCGTCCAGGCAGACTACTCCCCACTTGTCACCGAACTTTGCGGCGTCGCCAGTTGTGGTCTCGCTGTGATTCAAGTGGGTATTATCATGGACACTGTTCTTGCACGCAACCCAACCGACGTGAACCAAGCTGGCCCGAACCGTCAATCGAAGTTGGCTCACCGAAAGGTACTGTGAGAGGGAGTGTATCACTCTACGATTATGGTAAAGGATGCGCGACGGCCGCTCTGAGGGAAGTAGCCAGGGAAGAGAGCAAGATATACTGGTCACATGGCGCTTGTCACGACTGTGACGGGGCTAAGGCTATGAAGCATAGCAGAACACTATATCTTGATAGGATAAGGGATTATAAACGAGTTCAGTGGGAGTCTAAACGAATGCGAGAGATCAGAGCGAGCCAACCACAGTGGACCCTGATCGGACCAGCAGTCTATTTCGCTCAGCGCGATAGACAAGTTCATTGGCAACCATTCACAAGATAGATTACCTGATGGCCGGGCCAGATCCGCATCATGCTGGAGAAAGAGGTATCCCTCATGAGGTCTCGGTGCACCATCATTGGAGCCTTGAACGGCATACCTGAGAATGCTGTAGAAATTAGTCACGCTTTGCTACGTGATTATGCTCATTGGTGAACGACAATCGAGACCGACGTGAAATGAAGTTCATAGATCAACAAACTAGATTTGACTGCGCTAATATACATAGAAAAAGTCGGGGTTATTCCTATCAGTGAGAAGCTCCGGAGCCTGTTCCTGGACAACCTCACCACTGCCTCGCGCCACCATGACCTTCTTGTTTCGTACGCCGTAGAGAATCCTAGTTAAAATACTGACAACGACGGATCCACCACAAACACAGAACACAGTGACTTTGGCTGGAATATAGCCTGGCGCGTCCCTGGCCTGAAATGTTTGAGGGCCAATAATATTAGCAATGGAAAACCCGATTGCAATAATGGCATTAGTAGTGACCTTCTTCGTGTATCCCTGAATATTGGCTCCCACCAGGGCATAGATCAGTGCCAGTGGTGCCACGTCAAAGTTGATCAAATAGATACCAGCGAGGGAGCCAGCTTGGCTGTCCGGATAGAATGACATCAGTCCTGCCCCAATAAGAGTGGGGATCATGAGAAGACAAAGGCCCAGCCAACGTGGAAAGCGGTACAGGATGGCGAATGTGCTGAGCAAAGTGGCAGCTACCGATACCAGGCCAGAGGGCATGTTCAGCAAAGCTGCTTGTTTCGGGTTGTATCCAAAACTACGGATGAGTGTGGCGGAAAATGTTGTGATAATCCCAGATGGGATGACAATGAGGATAGtgttgaggaagagaagccagACCTGTAGATCCTTGAGGGAATCCCAGATACCAGAAGCTTGAAAGACCTTGGCGCCGTTTCCTCCCTGGTCAGCGCTCAGAGCCTCTTGAAGCACGAACCGCTCGTGTTCGGTGAGGAACTTGGCCTCTTTAATACCCGAGGGCATCCAGAAGACGACAAGAAGGCCGACCAGCATATTGAAGGCCCCAACCGATACAAACATGATGCGCCAGCCCTCAAAGCTGCCGACTCGGCTACCATGCTGAGCGGCAAAGGAGATGAGACCTCCGACGGTTTGCCCAATGCCAAGACCACAGTACCAGATGCCAGTTCTGGGGGTGGCTTGGCTTCTGGTATACCATTGCGATGTTATCATGATAAGAGCAGGAGAGATCACAGCCTCAAACATGCCGAGTAACGTCCTCGCAGCTGTCATCCCAGGGAAGTTCTGAGCCGCGGCAGAGCAACAGATGACAGCGCCCCAGAGAATCACGTTGACGCCAAGGACTTTGCTGACGGGAAACTTCTGAATGAGGAAGCCTTGAGGAAACTCGGCCACTGCGAAACCGATGAAGAAAGCCGTGGCCATCCACGAGAAGTCATTTCCCGTGAAGTTGAGCGTCGTAGAAAGGCCCATGATATTGGCATAGTTGATGAGAACTTTGTCGAGGAACTGGAGGAAGTAACAGACGAGCATCAAAGGTACAAGATGGTAGTCAACTTTGCGAGTGATGTTTTTCAAGGATTCGTTGGTCGTCAAGTCCCGCACCGACCCCATGACGATGGATGGGGGGTCCTTGTTCGTTCGAGTCTTTTCCATTTCGTTGAGAGTCATTCTGACGCTCCTCAGGTGCTGATGACCTCGAATGTTGGACTATTGTGGAGGTGTCAGTATTGTCCGATGAGGATGGTCGAGGAACTATGTCCACTTACCTGTGAGTGCTCACTGGACTTTCGGAGGGAGTAACGGGCCTCGATGAATGAGGCTGGCAACTGGTGGCAAGATAAATGTCTGACAATGAGAAGTGATTGTAGGCCTGATGTGACCAGATGATACCACAAGGAATGAGTCGTTCGTCAACTTAAGTACTTGAGAATCGGGATACGATCCTCAGATCCCGGGATGTCAGGATATCTTCCAGTGATAACACGGCGTGTTGGAATTGCCGAGCTCAACCACGCCTGACCTGGTCAATTCCCAGGCAAAAGGCCTTGACAGAGAAGACGGGAGGCTCTCCCCAAACGGGCTAGACCGAGATAAGCTCTTGTCTCGTGCTTGTGTCTCCAAGCCAGCGCCCAGACCAGAATCAATCCCACCTGTTTGCGGGGTAAAGACCGAGTGGCCGACCGTCGTTCCGCTACTGCAGCCGTCGGATCGAGGTGGAGCCAATGTTTAGTCCGTCGCTCCAAGCGTTGCCGACAGGGGTTTTGAGTTTGTCATGACGATAACGATCCGCGCGGTTGGCGGATGCGGTGTGGCCAACCGACATTCACGCGGAATCAACGAGAGCCACGCCATGAAGGAATCTCaggcgtcaaggaggccacCATATTCAGCTAATCGCATCGAGAGTGGATGGATAATTGCTAAGACACCAGAAAGTCGACACGGCTAGAAAGCTTAAGAGGGGCCGATGGATGACATGGTCACCAAGTGCCTTGTGGTAAATCACCTTTCGACGTCAAGTTGAAGTCTTTACTCTCGGATTTCTCGACAGACTTTCATTTCACTACAAGAGTTGTTTGACTTCCGTGTCTTGACACACTCTTCGAAAATCTCTGCATCAATCTGGAATATTCCCCTTTCCTTTCATCAACGAAAGATTCACTTTCAGACCAATATGCCTGCACGCATTGAAACATCTCTCTCGATCGGCATCATTGGGTCTGGCCTCGGTGGCCTCTCTGCCGCCATTTCTCTCCGTCGAGCCGGTCACCAGGTCACCCTGTACGAACGTTACGACTTCGGCGGTGAAGTTGGGGCGTCTCTGTCTGTCGCTTCGAATGGCTCTCGCTTCTTAGAAGAATGGGATATCAACATCCCGGCGGCCAAGCCCGTCATTCTGAGAAACCTCATCCGTCACGATTACTCGACTGGGCAAGTCGAAGGCACATATCCCCTAGGGGACTATCGCGAGCGCTTTGGCACCGACTACAACAACTTTCACCGCATCGATTTACACAACCATCTTAAAGAAGTGGCGCTGTCCAACAGTGGGAAAGGGTGCCCTGCTGTTCTGAAGACATGGCACAAGGCGTCCAAGCTGGAACCCGAAACGGGGCGAATCACGTTCGAGAATGGCACAGAGGCAACACACGACGCGATAATCTGCGCTGACGGTATTCGAAGCATGATGCGTCAGCAACTTGGCATCATTCCACAATTTGTACCAAGCACGTCTTGCTGTTATCGCTGTATCATTTACGCTGATAAGCTTCGCGAGCTGGGACTTGAAGAATTTATAAACAACAATGCCATTGAGTTCTGGGGTGGTGACACAAAGACCAAGATCGTCCTCTCAGCATGTAGCGACAATAATGTTGTTTCGTGCTACTGCTTTTACCCTGCCGAGAAGAACGACCTTAAAGAAGACGGATGGAACATCTCGACTACGGGGGAAAACCTTGCGGCTACGTTCCCAGGGTTGGATCCCAAGCTCATTACCCTGTTCCTCAATGCTGAGGATATCAAGATGTGGCGACTGTACAACCATGATCCTTATCCCTACTGGACCAAGGGTCGATGCACTCTGCTAGGAGACGCTGCCCATCCCATGATGCCTGACCAAAGCCAAGGTGCATGCATGGCCATCGAGGATGCCGGTGCTCTGGGCATTCTTTTCTCGGAAAAGTACTCTGATCTGACTGTTGAGGAGCGTTTGAAGCTTTACGAAGCGGAAAGAAAACCACGGGCAACAAGAATTCAAGGGGCTAGCAAGCGTGCCAGAGAAAACCTCAATGAGAGAATTGGATGGTCAAGTAAGAACGCCAAGCCTGGCATGTTGACGATTGATGAGGTATGCGGTTATGACATGCATTCTCACATTGCTGGATTGGTCGCCGATGTGAATGCCTCGGCAACCAAGGTTGAGGCCAGCTCCTAATATGAGATTCATGGTGTAAATTTATCAGGTACGCCTTACTCTAGGATTCTATAGATTGACCGAGTTGCCGTCAGTACAGTCTTGAACCCATGCTCTCTCCTTTGCCGTAGCCTCATGTGCATCTCCGCCGGCTCACTGTTATGGGACTGAACTCAATACAATGAACGCCCCTAGCTTATGCTAGCACTTATAAGAACCCAAACTCTGTAAGTAACCCtcaaccttttattatttaatcacAAACTATTCGTCCTTGCCAGGCTTGATTGTAAGGTAATACGCAGTGCAACCAACCAAAGATTAGTAAAGAGCCAAGCCGCCCATCTCCTCGTATCGGATCCTCGCCCAGTTGACTATGGGCTctgtttctcttctcttccatACCTTTTCCACTAGTTCCCGGCTCTGATGAATGTACCCAAAGCCACAAGTCCGCTCCATAACCATCAGCCTATCCTGCACGATCAATCTCTGCCCAAGACAGTCACAAGAACCACCAGCCATAACAAGTGGAAACAACAGACAGCTCTCCACAGAACTACCGTAACGGACTTTTTGAGCTGACTCGATAATGCGTTCTACACATTCGGATACCTTATCGCCAAGCGAGTAACCTTCTGTGATCTGGTGTAGTCGGAGCCGAAGTGCCCATTCGTATGCAGTTGTTGCGTGAAGAACGTCATCGTTGCTTGGGGAAAGGGAGGCAACGGCACCGGGAAGTCCTCCGTAGTCATAGGCCCAGTTGTCTAGTTGCTCTTGAATCTTTCCCGCTTCGTGACGGAACAAAGCCTCTGAACGATCATCGACCCTCGTTCCTCGCTTGCTAGCCAGATCATTGATGCGATCAACTAAATGGAACAACTCCTTTGGTATCCCGTACACTGCTGTGTCCTCGCCGTTGACATCCTCAGTCAGATCAAGTGAGGTTGTCACCGTTTCATTGTCAATCAGAGGAGGTTTGCATGTGCTTGTCGTAGCTGCACTATCCAGAAATCGAGCCAACTTGACAGAGAACTTGAAATGCCCGGTCAACATATCGCCATGCTGAAACTTGAGTGTTGATAAGAGACGCTTCGCTCCTTGGAGATGAAGTTTCCACCCTTGTGAGGTGCCATCAAAAAGCTCTGTCATGCAGAGCAATAGACATGATGCCAGGGCAATGTCGACTGAGTTAGCATCAACATGCGGAAGCAGACGAGCAAGCGATTGTGttgcttgaccttggtgaAACAATGCCCGGTCCCGCATGCATGGCTGAAGCCTTTGCCAATGTGTGGCACTCAAGGCTAGTACGCAATGAAGGATAAGTTGGTTTGACATGGCCATTGGCAGAATATAACCAACGTAGGGATTGGATGCTGTGTTCGTACGCCTCGACAATACGGAGGCGACAATGGTCGAATAGTGATTGAGTAAGGCCTTGTCATGGGGAGACGTCATGTCTGGAACTAAGCTCGGTGTGTACAAGCTGAGTGATGTATCTTTCATGCTTACTGGCGGGCTCGCGTTGGCAGGGGGTGTTTTCGGAAGTATGTCAAGCCAGGCTGCATCAGGTGATAAGCTCCAGTATGGCTCCTGGGTTGGAGCGGCTTCGTCGATGACCGGTGCATCGAAGGCAGAGGCAGATGACATTTGACAGAGCAAGTCGGCGATGCTTGCGTCAAGATTCGATTCGGCCGAGCCAGTCGAGTGACTTAAACTTCGCGATCTTTCCGTCGATAGGCCAAGGATTTCATCTGCATCTGACCATATTTCATTTTCCCGGTCTCCAACTCTCCTCCGTCCCGGCCTTTCAGCAGGCCACGAGCACTGCAGGCAAAGCCTCCTACAGTCGCCACAATGAGGCTTCCTACAATCATAATCAGTGTGATAGGCCGGAGGAAGACGGCGTGCCAACAAACCTTTCATCGCATTTTTTCTTGCGTGCTTTGCATGTCAAGCAGCCAGTCTGGACTCTTCGTATCTTTGCCTTTGGCTTCTCCAGCAAAATGT is a window encoding:
- a CDS encoding MFS domain-containing protein encodes the protein MTLNEMEKTRTNKDPPSIVMGSVRDLTTNESLKNITRKVDYHLVPLMLVCYFLQFLDKVLINYANIMGLSTTLNFTGNDFSWMATAFFIGFAVAEFPQGFLIQKFPVSKVLGVNVILWGAVICCSAAAQNFPGMTAARTLLGMFEAVISPALIMITSQWYTRSQATPRTGIWYCGLGIGQTVGGLISFAAQHGSRVGSFEGWRIMFVSVGAFNMLVGLLVVFWMPSGIKEAKFLTEHERFVLQEALSADQGGNGAKVFQASGIWDSLKDLQVWLLFLNTILIVIPSGIITTFSATLIRSFGYNPKQAALLNMPSGLVSVAATLLSTFAILYRFPRWLGLCLLMIPTLIGAGLMSFYPDSQAGSLAGIYLINFDVAPLALIYALVGANIQGYTKKVTTNAIIAIGFSIANIIGPQTFQARDAPGYIPAKVTVFCVCGGSVVVSILTRILYGVRNKKVMVARGSGEVVQEQAPELLTDRNNPDFFYVY